Part of the Panthera uncia isolate 11264 unplaced genomic scaffold, Puncia_PCG_1.0 HiC_scaffold_46, whole genome shotgun sequence genome, CCCGATCCGCGGGCACCGCGCTCACGCGGTGGGTGTTTATTGGGGGGCCTGCTGTGTCGCAGACGCCGAGCCCTGGGGGGTCCAGCTCGGTGCACCCTGGGCCCCACTTGAAGGCCTGCTTTCTGAGGGGACTTTGCAGGCCCAGCAGTGGTTGCCAGTCACCGACGGCTCCTCAGATGCAGGGACTGTGGGGCCAGCTCCCGCGACGGGACTGGGTGGGAGGTGACCGGGGAAGGGAGGCAGCTGAGCCTCGAGGGGGCCCTGCCGGGACCGCTTACGGCTCGAGCTCAgcgggggcaggggccagggcgCCCTGTGGAAGTGTGTGCTCAACTGGGGCCCAGGCCTCCGTGCGGGTGTTAGACCGTGCAGCCGTGCCTTAGAACGACCGTCCCTGCAGCCGGGTGCCCGTTGGGCAGGTGTCCCCGTGGCCCGGGCGAGAGGACGAGGGCTTCGAGCAGCTGCAGGGCCAAGAGCCAGGGTGTGTCTGGGAGACAACGGGCTCACGGACGTGCAGGGTGACGCCTGTGTTTCTGACCTGAGTGCCTGGGTAGAGGAATGCTGTTTCTGGGGACAGGaatctgcgggggggggggggggggggggggcaggaaggggaggagagtcCGGGATGTAAGTGTCCATCCCCAGTGGCCGTCCCCCCTCAGGAGCCGCTCAGCCAAGGCCAGGAGTGGGAGCGAGGGTGCGGGGTCACGTCTGGGGAAGACAGTGGGTGGTGGGCAGGACAAGGGGGATGAGGTACAGAGGGCGGGCAGGCGGGAGGAGAGGAGTCCTCAAAGAAACGTAGGGAGGAACGATGCGGAAAACCGGGAAGAAGGGGAACGGAGGCGAGTCGGGGGAGGGCCGACGGTGCCGTGGGTGGCCCGGAGGAGGAGGCCGGCGGGTCCTCGGTGGGCCCCTTGGGTCCCCGCGAAGTCGCGGACGTCAGTTTGAAGGTGGAGGCGCTTCGGCCTCTGTTCACACGCCGAGTGAACGACCAGGCGAGAGGCGACGTCGTCTCCGGCCGTCCGCGGTAAGTTGCACCCTCGCAGACGTCGTTTCTTTGGAGGTTTTGGTGTATTCCTCACACGCTTCTCTCACAGCACGTGTCCTCTGTCCTGACCTCCCTCTTCTCCAGCTCTGTCCCCACAGCCAGCGTGGCCACGGCCTGCCCCGCTCGGCGCCCTCCGGCCCGCTTCAGGAGACCGAGGCCCCCCCATCCACCGCGAGCCGTGCGGGCCCTGGGGTTTCCGCGTCGCAGATGCGGGGCGGGGAGCGGGCCCGGCCAGGGGTCCCCTGAGCGCACGCCTTCCTTGGGGCCTGCGGGACCGCCggtcctctgccccctcctctcccgcTGCCCACCTGGTAGCACCGAGTCTGAGACCACGCGTGGTCATTTGCGTCTGTAGGCCCACTAGACGGTGCCCTCTGAGGGCCCGTGTCGCCGTGTTCTCCGCACGCCCGGTGCCCTGCACGAGGCCTCACGCACGGGACCCGGTGGGGAAAGGCTTGTTGAgtaaagggaggaagaaagtcaTTGTGGGTGGAGGAACGGAGGCGGCGTGCCCGCAGAGGGAAGCCATGCCGGGGCGCGGGGGAACCACCCGGGTCGTGCTGGCGGCCGCGCCGGCCTCTGGGCtgccttttctgcctcttctgaTGCAGCGCTTCACGGCATTCCAGTCCCCTGCCCCACAGGCCCCGCTGCCTCTTCGTGTGCGTCCTGATTTGTCCGGAGCGCCTGCCGGGCTCAGGCGTCCCCCTCGGCCGGACGTCGGCCTCGCAGGGTCCTTCGGCGGGAGCCGGGTGGGCGGCGGTGGGGAGGAGTGGGCCACACGGAGCACCGACCGTGAGGCGCGGTGGGGACCCGGTGTTCCCAGAGCAGGACTGAGCACGCAGGCTGGCTCTTGGAGACCCTCGGGAGGCAGGGGTCACGAGGGCGGGTCTTCACGCGGTGTCCCTGACCTCATGCTGCCTCCGGCCTCCCTGTCTCCGGGTGAGGAGGCTCCCGTCCTTCAGAGAGCTGATCTCCTTCCCTGGCGGTTCACAGACACCAGCACCTGTCCTTCGTGTCTGGGACACGGTTCCAGAAGGATCGCGGGTGTTCTCGAGGGAAGCGGGAGACCTCGCCGGGCCCTTGCTCTCTGGCGCCCTTTCACACGGAGCGCCTGTCCTTCTCTTGCAGAGCCCAACGACGAGAGTGGCGCCAACGTGGATGCTTCCAAGATGTGGCGGGATGACCGGGAGCAGTTCTGCAGAGTCGCCCGGCAGCTGGCGCAGAAGTCGCTGGGGCTGTGAGGCCCCGGCACGCACACGGACACGCGCAGTGACAGTGACACCCTGTGCTGGCACCCAAAAAGGCGAGCTTGCAGAAGCACAGCGTCTGGTTTTCCCCTGCCTTTCCCGCTCCAAACAGGCTTCTCTTCTGAAATGGTGATTTATGTAGGATGATGACGCCGGGCGCAGTTTTCCCCGTACTCGGGTGGGTGGTCGGAGCCCTCgccactgcccctccccgccgGGGCCCCGCCCGTCGGTAGTGGCTTCCCTTCCGTCTGCCGGGCAGGGGGCAGCCAGAATCAGTTGTCCTTCTGAAGAAGCAGCAGAGGGTGGGCGGGACAGCTCTGGCCTTGCTCCCCGCGTGCCCCAGGGGGACGGCTGTCTGCGTCCCTGCTTTCTAGTGCTTCGGGGGTGTTGTCCTTGTCATCTGGTTACAGCTTTTTGTTTGTCGTGCATTACAAACTATCACACTTAGAAATGCTTTcaggaaataaatactttttaaaaatgtggattaaTGAAAAACGGGGTGTGTACGAGAGAGGTTTACTGCTGGTCGTAAGGACTGACCGCTTCTTCCTGGTCCCGTTTAGCGGGGAGGTACACCGATGGCCGGGTTTACTGGCGCATCACAGGGCGGGAGCACGCGAGACTGGACGTTTTGGTCAGTGTCTTCAGGACGCACAGGGGTCTGTCTTTTCCACATAAACACGGGGAAGTTCTGACGTTCTGTACGTCGTGGCCGCAGCAGGAACGTTCATTATTGAGACAGTTCTTTTCACTTGGGACTGGAAGGGAATGTGCACCCCTAGTGAGCGCAGAGGCGTGCCTTATCCCAACCTTGaccggggccgggggcgggggcggggcactCAGTGTGGGGTGTGATGTCCCTGCCCTGGCACCAGGGGCTCCGTTCTAAGCAATAACAGATCTGTTGCAGAATCAAGGATTTGGCCTGTCAGACAGGTTACATCTAAATaggaatttctatttttgaaatgggGGACAGTCTACAGGACATACGGTGGGTTTTACTTCTCATCCTTCTCTCCTCAGTCGCTGTCCAGTGGGCGGGAATCTGTCTCACTGACACCTGACACAGGGTTGCTTGGTGTTCACGAGACTGGTGGACGGGGCTCCATCCATGCTGGCTCTGTAAGGAAagcagattctttctttctcagaaggGAACCATTTCAGATTTGGAACTCAGTACGAGAACTTGTATTTGGAAGGGGatcaggaagggagaggggtTGTACCTGAATAGTATTTGCGGGCGTATGAAATGAGACGCGGCCCTCTCCATGGAGAGGGAAGGACTGGTCCGTGGGGGGATGTGGTCCGTGGACACGGCTGGTGTGCAGGCGCTGTGGCCACGGGGTTTCCATGAAatctggagaagggagagaggcgATCTCTTtgcaagcaaaatatttttattcacttgtatttattaaatggaaacaaagagaaTCTCATGTCCTTACTTTGTGGTGGAgtttaatatgttaaaaataaagttatatattttccCCCTATTCTGTACCGTATTTTTCCTTGTGGACTTTTATGTAACGCTCCAGAATTTTGTGTAATCCTAGAAAACCGAAACTGTGCCCGGGGTCGGTGCCAGAGGCCTCGTAGCGAGGCGTGGCCGCAGCTGGAGCCCTTCGGAGCGCCCCTTTATTCTGGGGACCCatgcccttcttcctttcctccccctgctGTGCTCCTTTGCGGGAGTTCTGGGTTCCCTAAGGGGCCCGGGTGTGCGGTTGGCGGCAGGGGCACGGGAGTGTGCGTGGGGCATGGGGGATGTGTGCGGATGTGCGGGGGCACGTGGGGGTGAGTGGGGGTGTGCAGGGACATGGGGGTGCGTGGGACACAGGGGGGTGCGCTGTGGGCATGTGGGGGTGCATGGGGGAATTGGGGCACATGGGGGATGTGCGGGGACACACTGTCCCCAGCCTCTCCCTGGATCCCGGTGCTTCCTGCCACTGGGCGGTGAGGAGAAGCCGGGGTGACGTTGAGACCACACGAGTTCTGCAGACATCAGAAGGCAGGCGACTCTGGCCTGAGCCTGCGGTGACCGTCGCTGTCGAGCTGGCCCTCGAATCTGGTTACTTACCTGGTGAGTGGAGGGCACAGAGGCCTGTTGGGAGGCTGGTCACTGGCCGGCTTCTGCCCTGGTGCTGCCCTCCCAGCTGCCTCACTGGCGGCCAGAAGCCCTGCTGTGTCCTCCACTGGGTGTGGAGTCCTGCCGACCCTCAGCTCGGAGAGGGAGTCCCACGGCGGCCGCCCGCAGCGCCCCGTGCAACCCAGCCAGCCTCGTCTCCTGGACCCCAGGTGGGTGCCGGGCCctcacctccacctcctcccGCCCGCCAGCCCCTGCTGCCTCTGGCTAAGCTACTCGGAGTTTCTGtggcccctctccctctggctcctGCTTCTCCTGCTTCCGAGGGGGGGCCCGGGAGCCCTCActgacctgcccccccccccccccccgcccgggccTCCTCACCTGAACCAGGAGATACTGAtgtctggggctggggtggggggcggggtcaACACCGGGACTCCACGGAAGCGCGTGCATGTGGCAGATGGCTGTGCTGGACGTGGGACACGTGTGGCAAGGCTCTTGTACCCTCACTTTCCCTTTTGACTGAAGTGTATCATCTCACACTGGGACACTCTAAGTGAAAGGAACCGGTGTTTAAAACACGAAGGGCGTGAAACGCACCGATTCCCAGTGGAGTCGGGTCTCCTGGCACGGTGaggggggctgggcctggggaccCTCGTGGGCAGCAGCCcggcgtgccccccccccccccccccagtggatGCACAGGTCATGGATCCCCTGCCTTAGCCGCACACGAGGGGGCCCCTGTAGTTCTGGCTTCTCCCCTGGAGTCCCAGGGCGTTGGGTCCTGCTCAGAAGGGGCTCAGTGCttggggctgggagaggctgggccACGGCCTGGCGAGGGCGGGGGTCTCAGTTGGTGGGAGATGGCGGGACCGCGCTGTCTCTTTTGAGGCGGCTGCTGCTGCCATAGCCGTAGACCTGCGTGCTGGCCTCGGGAGGTGCTGAGCCCCTGTGTCGCGCCGGCCCCGCCGTGGGCAGGCAGTTTGCGCAGCTGTGGGGCCGCCTGCCTTGTCAAGGCGGGGAGCGGGGCCAGCGGGTCTCAGAGGGGCTGGGCCCTGCTGGCTGGGGGTCGTAGCCCTGGCAGCTGCCAGGGCCCCGCCAGGGTGACGGCGCAGGCTCGCCCACgcggggcagaggggaagggtcTCCCACGCTCCAGCGGCGGGTGCTCGGGGCCTGCCCCTCCGGCCCCCGTGGTGAGCTGTGTGTGCCCGCCGTGGTCCCCGGACTCCTGCTTGCTGCAGACAGGCAGTGCTGACAGGTTCCTTCCGTGGCGTGCGTGTGCACGGGTTCACCTTTCTGGCAGCGGACCTGCTGTTGGAACCCATTGCGCTGGACACGAGAGACTGAGGGCCCGTCCCCTGCTGACGGCTCTTGAAACCCCGGGTAATGCGCGAACGGACTGGAGCACAGCCCACTCGGGGACTCTCCCGGGTTTCTCCCTTGGACCAGTTCCCGCCCGCTGGGCCCTGGGCACCTCCTCCCCGAGCGTGCCCCCGTCTCCATCAAGACCTCCATCAAGACTCGTTCCTGCACACGCGCTCACCCACCGCTCCTCCACGGCAAGCAGCCCCTGGAGCTGTGGGGGCTGGTTCCCAGCCATTTCCCAGGAAGCACGGTCCCCGGAGGGATGGCAGAGTCCGCGCCCGCCCGGGGGTCCCGCCGGGGGTCCGCCCATCTGGGACCCCAGAGCAGCAGAACCCGGCGCCCGCTGCCGGACCGTGGTGCTGTTCGCTGCCGTGGCGGCAGCTGGGACGCACCTGTGGCAAGAACACCACCCCTGTGACCCGCGGGGCTGGGTCATGACGACTCGTGCCCTTAGCGTTTCCTCATCGCGAGCCTGCCTGCAGAGGCCGCGGGGCTGGGTGGCGATGCTGTGGCCCCGGGGGCCTGGGGAGCTGTGTTCCTGGCTCCagcatgggggcaggggtggtcaTGTCTCTGCGGTgggccggccccccccccccacctgtggCACGGGTCCTGACCGTCTGTTGGCACCCGGCGGGCTCAGCAGAACCACTAGAGGTGGGCTCGGTCCGCGTCGACGTGCCGCGCCCTGGGAGCAGGACGGGGCGTCACAGCCAGCGGCCTCCCGGCCAGAGACCCTGCAGTCAGCCCACCTTCTCGGGGCTTCTGGCGAGAGACTGGTAGGCACAACCCCCGTTCGGTGTGGTCGGGGAGCCTGGCCCCCGGCACCCGCTGGACACGGCCCGCGGACGCGGCTGGCTGTCACAACGGGCAGGTGTGTGTGCCGCGGATTCCAGCGGCAGAGGTAGGGGTGCGGCTCAACTGCCTCAGGcacggcccctccctccctccctccccctgctgtggaacagatgggggaggggcagtgggccaggagggggcggggcgggcagagACAGGGCTGTGCTTGACAGGTGGGCCCCGGGCCCAGGGGGCttcgtgtgcacacatgcaccgtgcacacacacgcacaccccctcacacgtgcacactcacacCTGCACGCTCGTACACGTGCAGACCTGATTGCGTAGCTATGTGCATCTGGTGTCGGGTCACAGCAGACACGCAGCAGGACCCTGTCCCAGTGCCGCAGGGAGCGTGGCCACCGCCTTCTGCGACGCTGCTGCCCCTCAGGGAGCGGCCGGGGCTGCCCGGGGCTGAGGGGACACGTGCAGAGGGGGCTGTAGGCAATCTAAGTGGCCCCATAAAGCACAAGCCCCGCTgcctcaccccaccctcccagGAGCCACAGGGAGCCGCCTCGCTCACCCCCAGGCAAGTCCCGGGTACCCCCGCTCCTGGTCGTTCCTGGGGAGCGGCTGAGACGTGGCTCTGTGACGCGTGCCGTCCTGCCAGCCTCCCCCGCCCACGTCCCGCAGCCCCTCGTCCTCCTGGTTAACTTACCAGTGGGTTGGTTACACCTGTGGGTGTTCTGTGTGCAAGCCGTCCTCCTGTTTCTGGGGTCGTCCAGCTTGCTTGGGGTGCGTCCTCCCCGGAGCACGTGGCCCACGTGGGCCGGCTGTGTCCTGTCGCGTGGCTGTGTCCGTCCGCACCGGTGAGTGTGGACTCGGCTCTTCCCGGCTTGTCGTGTCTTGGTTTTGGCACCGGAGTGGCACGGGCCTCGGGGAGTGACGTTCGTTCTTTGCTCCTG contains:
- the LOC125918123 gene encoding uncharacterized protein LOC125918123, with the protein product MPGRGGTTRVVLAAAPASGLPFLPLLMQRFTAFQSPAPQAPLPLRVRPDLSGAPAGLRRPPRPDVGLAGSFGGSRVGGGGEEWATRSTDREARWGPGVPRAGLSTQAGSWRPSGGRGHEGGSSRGVPDLMLPPASLSPGEEAPVLQRADLLPWRFTDTSTCPSCLGHGSRRIAGVLEGSGRPRRALALWRPFTRSACPSLAEPNDESGANVDASKMWRDDREQFCRVARQLAQKSLGL